A window of Phragmites australis chromosome 2, lpPhrAust1.1, whole genome shotgun sequence genomic DNA:
TGCACAACTGACGCGATGATGATTACCTCAACATGGAGCACCTCAAGACAAGGGAAACATTTGAGCAATTGAGCAACGAAGACGGTGTACCCCTTCTCAGAGAAGGGCAGTTGGATGGCCAAAGTCTTGACACTGCGCATCAGTGTCCTGAGTTGCACGATCCCTCCCTGCCATATGCAGAGCATGCCATCAAAATTCAGAAGTCAAAACAATCCCAGAGCAATATCATATCGACCAGCAGAAGAGGAAAGCACTACATCAAACACGGTGTCATGCAGCACGAGTGGGCGGACGGTGATCCCAAGATACCCCAGAACCTGCAGCTTGGGCGCGAAAACGATCTTCACCTTCGCGTTGCCGCTCGGCAGACCGATCCCCACCAATTCTTCGAGGTTTGGTGCGTCTTCGACGACGAGCTCTTTCAAGTCGCCGAAGTCGCCGTACAGGCGGGCCAGGCTCTTGGACCGGAGACATATCTTGTCCACTCCGATGATGTTCTTGAGCTTCACGCACTCCAGGGATGCGCAGTGGGACAGGATCGCCTGCAAGGAGTGCTGGGACATGTTCACATTGGAAAAATCGAGTGTCCTGAGGGCAGGGAGCGGCGGAGCCCGCGCCAGCCCGGCGTCGGGAAATCTGCAGCAGTACACTTTGAGTGTTTCGAGGGAGGCGAGCTGGAGGAGGGACCCTGGGAGGGTCGGCTTGGGGGTAGTGTAGAACATGTCGACGTTGAGTTCTCGCACGCCGTGGAGCGCGAGGGCGCGGAACCAGCGGTGGACGACGCCCAGGCGGCCGGCGAAGCCCCGCCCGTACATGACGAAGCGGAAGCTGCGGATGCGGACGTGCGGCCGGGCCGCGAGGATGCCGGTGACCGCGCGGATGAGCCACTCGCAGCCGCGGCCTTCCTCAGGCGGGAACGGCTGGCACGCGTTGAAGTCCAGGAGGGATTGGTCGAACAGGGAGCGCCACCGCGACGAGAGAACCGCCGTCCGCCCGGCGTCGCGGAGGGGAAGGTAGGAGAGGACGGACAGCAGGACGGCGTCCGGGAGCTCGCTGATTCGGTCCCTGCCGTCCTCGGCCGCCCGATCGGCAACGCCAACCCCATCGCCGCCACCGGGCTCCGCGCGAGCGCGTTTGGCCGGCATGCCGCTGAATTCCTGGTCGTCGGCGTCGACGGCTCGGAGCGTCGGGGGTGGCGAAGGGGGCGGGCCGTCGGGGTACGGGTTCGAGCCGCCCGACGAACCCGGCGGCCACTCCGACGCGACGATCTGACCCCGCAGCGACGAGGTAACTGAGGCGGAAGGCGAAGGGTTCACGCAACACATGCCTGTTCGGTTCGCATATGTGGCGGCGTCTGAGGGAAGCAATCGGCCGTCCTTTGGCTTACTGTTACATCAATACATCTATACTCTAATAGAAATAGATGAGTTATGATAAATTCTAATAATCTCTATTATATATCTTACTTGATCAAACTATTAACCATTAAAATTGATCCATTATCTCCTCACTCTCAATTATTTagaaatttataattaatttaaaaacCTATAATTAATAAGCATATTAAAAAGTATTAATATATCGTTATTTCCTTTTATCTATACGGATACATCCTCCGTTTTTTATCtttcaattatttttctttaaattttttgacttgttataatattattaattttacatgCGAAATACGTTAGTGATTACTAATATATACAATGTGAAGGGTAGAAGTTAGGATTGGTAAAAGATGTCTTTTCCCAATTGACAAGGTAATTGCTAATTGCAGTTAGAATTGCCCATAACAAATGACGATTCCGCACAATTGTGCACGTGTCACACTGAGTGGGAGATCAAGGTTGGACACTGGACAGGCATACAAGTGTACAATTTTCATGAAAGTTTTATACGAGTGTACAGTCCTTTCACAAGAATTAGAGTTAAGCGAGCTGAGCCAAACTTAAAAATGAAACATAGGTTATCAGCCACCTGAAGTATTTGCGCTAGTCATTTGGCCCCTACACATGCTTGTTTGAATAGAAGTGGGTTGGGCCAAATCCTTTAGAATTAGAAGGGCAATAAACTATTTAACAACAACTTTTCATCATTTCTTATCTCTCTATTCACCGCAAAAACCAATATTAATCATTCTCCACCGAACACCACGCAATATCATCTCTATCACCCTTCCTCATTAGTAGTGGATGGCCAAGCGAGGCAACCATAACATGGAAGCTCGAGCAAACGAGGAAGCAAAGGCATAACATGGAAGCtcgtcaaaaattcaaaaatggACAACATATCAgatcatatttataaaaatagataatatgatGTTGTATTAACAAATATAACAAGTGTATTTAATTTACCGAAATCAAGTTTTCTacacacggtgtgctgaaaacataaaaaacaaatagtaTTCGACACACGATATGCTGAATTAAGGAAAACCTCAAGCGTATTCAGCATACCATGTGCCAAATACACCTAGATGCCCTGTATTCAGCATATGGCTTGCCAAATGCAGGCAACAatactgtattcggcacaccatatGCTGAAAACGGCATGCTCCTTGTCCTGTCTGTCGACCGGCTCTCTCTCGTGTTGAGTGCAACGTGTTTTTGTCGGTCAGCTCCCTCTGCCATAATTCAATGAAAGCACACTCGATTATATCGATCCACCGGCCTGCAATAATGAAGATGCATGCAGGATTGTTATAATTCGGTAAAATCATAGCTCGACTATATCGATCGACAGACTTGCAATAATGGAGATGCATGCATACAGGATTGCAGATGCATTATTGATTGCAGGATTGCTTGATCATGCAAGCTCTTGTTTTCAAAATACATTTAGGAAGCTGTAGCATTTCAAATTATTGGTTGGTTATTTGGGTAATTCTACCCCCACACATTGCCAAATTAGTGTTTCTTTTACACAAAGGAATGTATTCTTTTTCATGTGTGGTCACAATGGATGGATGTAGCCAAATTTGTCAAATTTACATTTATTAGTGTTTATACttctaaaataaatatgaatattCCATCACAACCGTTTACTTCGTAGAGAATTTATTCATCTTTAACATGAATGAACAAAGTTGGTTAAATGTTAGTTTCCATCTCGATCAACCGATGAAACTTCGACATAGTCTATTGGAATGAGGACCTGtcgatgtatcaggaaccaggggtccccgaatcccgaggccataCCAGCCATCcgtcacatggcgccatccctcggggtctctcctgtaggatgagaaaaagATCAAGTCACGGGAGAagacgctcggggccatagtcggtggcccccgagtaccccagttccccgatgttccacggaa
This region includes:
- the LOC133908649 gene encoding FBD-associated F-box protein At4g10400-like, encoding MCCVNPSPSASVTSSLRGQIVASEWPPGSSGGSNPYPDGPPPSPPPTLRAVDADDQEFSGMPAKRARAEPGGGDGVGVADRAAEDGRDRISELPDAVLLSVLSYLPLRDAGRTAVLSSRWRSLFDQSLLDFNACQPFPPEEGRGCEWLIRAVTGILAARPHVRIRSFRFVMYGRGFAGRLGVVHRWFRALALHGVRELNVDMFYTTPKPTLPGSLLQLASLETLKVYCCRFPDAGLARAPPLPALRTLDFSNVNMSQHSLQAILSHCASLECVKLKNIIGVDKICLRSKSLARLYGDFGDLKELVVEDAPNLEELVGIGLPSGNAKVKIVFAPKLQVLGYLGITVRPLVLHDTVFDGGIVQLRTLMRSVKTLAIQLPFSEKGYTVFVAQLLKCFPCLEVLHVEPDKRSISRWVNVEEWDITNSIQCIEHSINRVVFENFGGEECQFGFLTFLLGMARALKLVEFYCWKGIDWASDQVELMLPINRASPDVEFLFFRICNPVSILFLCHCCTQRCQKENRVAMI